A single region of the Microcella sp. genome encodes:
- the glgB gene encoding 1,4-alpha-glucan branching protein GlgB, translating to MAAKKTAPLPALHPDHRRALTEGRHPRPHDELGQHHVDGGWLVRVVRPLAATVTIVRTDGTEHALTHDADGLWHGLLPGGLADGQAYTVRTTYDGGPDWSADDPYRFVPSLGEVDLYLLGEGRHEQLWQVLGAHHRPHEDVDGTSFSVWAPHAQAVRVIGDFNSWNGAGHAMRRLDDNGIWELFVPGLRSGSTYKFELLTVNGEWVTRADPMARYTETPPATASVVGDSAHEWNDGEWMASRAARNPHDGAMSVYEMHLGSWRPGLGYREIADPLIDYVTQLGFTHVEFMPLAEHPYGPSWGYQVTGYFAPTSRFGHPDDLRYLIDRLHQAGIGVIMDWVPAHFPKDEWALGRFDGAALYEHADPRRGEHPDWGTYIFDLGRSQVRNFLVANALYWLEEFHIDGLRVDAVASMLYLDYSRSEGQWLPNERGGRENLEAINFLQEVTATAYKRVPGIVMIAEESTSWPGVTKPTSEGGLGFGMKWNMGWMHDTLSYMARNPMWRSHHHNEITFSFLYAFSENFLLPISHDEVVHGKGSLLAKMPGDQWQKLANVRAYLAFMWAHPGKQLLFMGQEFGQPSEWSEERGLDWWILDQPVHQGLHRLVGQLNRVYRDTPALWQLDNSPEGFAWLEGGDAANSVIAFERRDTHGTPLVAVVNFSGNPVGPYRLPLPRAGRWREVINTDATEFGGSGVGNFGSVDGTDSPWGGRPASVELTLPPLAALYLQPE from the coding sequence ATGGCCGCGAAGAAGACAGCACCCCTGCCCGCGCTGCACCCCGACCACCGGCGCGCGCTCACCGAGGGCCGCCACCCCCGGCCCCACGATGAGCTCGGGCAGCACCACGTCGACGGCGGCTGGCTCGTGCGGGTCGTGCGCCCGCTCGCGGCGACGGTGACGATCGTGCGCACCGACGGCACCGAGCACGCCCTCACGCACGATGCCGACGGACTGTGGCACGGCCTGCTGCCCGGCGGCCTCGCCGATGGGCAGGCCTACACCGTGCGCACCACCTATGACGGCGGCCCCGACTGGAGCGCCGACGACCCCTACCGCTTCGTGCCCAGCCTCGGAGAAGTCGACCTCTACCTGCTGGGCGAAGGCCGGCATGAGCAGCTCTGGCAGGTGCTCGGCGCCCACCATCGGCCCCACGAAGACGTCGACGGCACGAGCTTCAGCGTGTGGGCGCCCCACGCGCAGGCGGTGCGCGTCATCGGCGACTTCAACTCGTGGAACGGCGCCGGCCACGCGATGCGCCGGCTCGACGACAACGGCATCTGGGAGCTCTTCGTGCCGGGGCTGCGCAGCGGCTCGACCTACAAGTTCGAACTGCTCACCGTGAACGGCGAGTGGGTCACGCGCGCAGACCCCATGGCGCGCTACACCGAGACTCCCCCGGCCACGGCATCGGTCGTCGGCGACTCTGCGCACGAATGGAACGACGGCGAATGGATGGCGAGCCGTGCGGCTCGCAACCCGCACGACGGCGCCATGAGCGTCTACGAGATGCACCTCGGCTCGTGGCGGCCCGGGCTCGGCTACCGCGAGATCGCCGACCCGCTCATCGACTACGTCACGCAGCTGGGCTTCACGCACGTCGAGTTCATGCCGCTCGCCGAGCACCCCTACGGCCCCTCGTGGGGCTACCAGGTGACCGGCTACTTCGCGCCCACGAGCCGCTTCGGGCACCCCGACGACCTGCGCTACCTCATCGACCGGCTGCACCAGGCGGGCATCGGCGTGATCATGGACTGGGTGCCTGCGCACTTTCCGAAAGACGAGTGGGCGCTCGGGCGCTTCGACGGGGCGGCGCTCTACGAGCACGCCGACCCGAGGCGCGGCGAGCATCCCGATTGGGGCACCTACATCTTCGATCTGGGCCGATCGCAGGTGCGCAACTTTCTCGTCGCCAACGCGCTCTACTGGCTCGAAGAGTTTCACATCGACGGACTGCGCGTCGACGCGGTCGCGAGCATGCTCTACCTCGACTACTCGCGATCTGAAGGCCAGTGGCTGCCCAACGAGAGGGGCGGGCGCGAGAACCTCGAAGCCATCAACTTCTTGCAGGAGGTGACGGCCACCGCCTACAAGCGAGTGCCCGGCATCGTCATGATCGCCGAGGAGTCGACCTCGTGGCCCGGCGTCACCAAGCCGACGAGCGAAGGCGGGCTCGGCTTCGGCATGAAATGGAACATGGGGTGGATGCACGACACGCTGTCGTACATGGCGCGCAACCCCATGTGGCGCTCGCACCACCACAACGAGATCACCTTCTCGTTTCTCTACGCCTTCAGCGAGAACTTCTTGCTGCCGATCAGCCACGACGAAGTGGTGCACGGCAAGGGCTCGCTGCTCGCCAAGATGCCGGGCGACCAGTGGCAGAAGCTCGCCAACGTGCGGGCCTACCTCGCCTTCATGTGGGCGCACCCCGGCAAGCAGCTGCTGTTCATGGGTCAAGAGTTCGGGCAGCCCAGCGAGTGGAGCGAAGAGCGCGGGCTCGACTGGTGGATTCTCGACCAGCCCGTGCACCAAGGGCTGCACCGGCTCGTCGGGCAGCTCAACCGCGTCTACCGCGACACGCCAGCGCTGTGGCAGCTCGACAACTCGCCCGAGGGCTTCGCATGGCTCGAAGGCGGAGACGCCGCCAACAGCGTCATCGCCTTCGAACGTCGAGACACCCACGGCACGCCCCTCGTCGCCGTCGTCAACTTCAGCGGCAACCCCGTCGGGCCCTACCGACTGCCCCTGCCGCGCGCGGGCCGGTGGCGTGAAGTGATCAACACAGATGCCACCGAGTTCGGCGGATCAGGAGTGGGCAACTTCGGCAGCGTCGACGGCACCGACTCGCCGTGGGGCGGGCGGCCCGCCTCGGTCGAGCTCACGCTGCCACCGCTCGCGGCGCTGTACCTGCAGCCCGAGTAG
- a CDS encoding tetratricopeptide repeat protein translates to MSDARLNGAALRGAVDLSSLVRAAQSPHAPAGAPPAGASPAAPQSAVVREIDDSSFAETVELSRTVPVIVEFFAEGIAPSLGALIASYGGRLVLATVDGNRSPQLAQAFQVQQVPAVAAIIGGRPMQLFVGMPSEPEVRQVLDQVLEVAAQNGVTGTVSVDDAEAGVEPAEEPLPPLHQQAFDAISEGDYAAAATAYRTAIAQNPRDQLAVAGLAQVSLLQRLDGLDAAAVRAAAAAEPSSVDAQLAVADLDLSGGHVDDAFARLLRIFAELDAEGKAAVRTRLLDYFEIVGADDERTIAARRALTALLF, encoded by the coding sequence GTGAGTGACGCTCGACTGAACGGCGCGGCGCTGCGCGGCGCCGTCGACTTGTCATCGCTCGTGAGGGCGGCGCAGTCGCCGCACGCTCCTGCGGGTGCGCCGCCCGCCGGCGCCTCACCCGCGGCACCGCAGAGCGCCGTCGTGCGTGAGATCGACGACTCGAGCTTCGCCGAGACCGTCGAGCTCTCGCGCACCGTGCCCGTCATCGTCGAGTTCTTCGCCGAGGGCATCGCGCCGTCGCTCGGTGCGCTCATCGCCTCGTACGGTGGCCGGCTCGTTCTTGCCACCGTCGACGGCAACCGCAGCCCGCAGCTCGCGCAAGCGTTTCAGGTGCAGCAGGTGCCCGCCGTGGCGGCGATCATCGGCGGCCGCCCCATGCAGTTGTTCGTCGGCATGCCGAGCGAGCCCGAGGTGCGCCAGGTGCTCGACCAGGTGCTCGAGGTCGCGGCGCAGAACGGCGTCACGGGCACCGTCTCGGTCGACGACGCCGAGGCCGGCGTCGAGCCGGCCGAAGAACCCCTGCCGCCTCTGCACCAGCAGGCGTTCGACGCCATCAGCGAGGGCGACTACGCCGCCGCGGCCACCGCATACCGCACGGCGATCGCGCAGAACCCGCGCGACCAGCTCGCCGTCGCCGGTCTTGCGCAGGTGTCGCTGCTGCAGCGACTCGACGGCCTCGATGCCGCCGCGGTGCGAGCCGCTGCCGCCGCCGAGCCGTCGAGTGTCGATGCCCAGCTCGCGGTCGCCGACCTCGACCTCAGCGGGGGTCACGTCGACGACGCGTTCGCCCGGCTGCTGCGCATCTTCGCCGAGCTCGACGCCGAGGGCAAGGCTGCCGTGCGCACTCGCCTGCTCGACTACTTCGAGATCGTCGGCGCCGATGACGAGCGCACGATCGCCGCGCGCCGCGCGCTGACTGCGCTGCTGTTCTGA